A stretch of Armatimonadota bacterium DNA encodes these proteins:
- a CDS encoding glycoside hydrolase family 127 protein — MVTLLSLGLALNLVQTPIHGLSEVPFTDVKIEDAFWAPRQKTNRLISIPHTFEQCEKTGRMRNFDLAAKGAKSGYEGYVFNDSDVYKCLEAAAYALDEQNDPALDRRVDSIIARIAAAQQPDGYLNTYYIINGLDKRFTNLADNHELYCAGHLFEAAAAHYRATGKKNLLNVATKFADLLCATFGDGPGKRMGYPGHPEIEQALFKLWRVTGQQRYFDLSAFFLNNRGIRFFADEKHIPKDRFDGTYWQDDVPLRDHKEIKGHAVRAAYLLSGAADYARYSGDQTLKPMLGKVWRNTAFKRMFVTGGIGPSGSNEGFTVDYDLPTHSAYQETCASVAMAMWNHRMGLLEADATYWDYVERSLYNGFLAGVSLEGTHFYYTNPLASRGGHHRSEWFGCACCPPNVTRTIASIGSYMYAKSSDALYVNLFANGSVSTDLSPGNRISAKVVTTYPWGGTILLVPTAKGRTPGLNVRVPSWATGWQAQMNGKRLQPKVRNGYIELGRAWKNGDKFTITFPMSVQRVSANPNAKDVSGMFALQRGPLLYCLEGVDNPVDFDKIYMPLDAALAPKSEPILGGVTVLQGNARMAPESSWRGKLYQNLQAPKQVPIKAIPYYAWDNRKAGAMAVWLRGAPPVEVPGGPERNARVTLSFTSGNADPSAINDGKEIAGSNKHPGQLCHFWPHKGTSEWVQYTFSEAENVNGVELYWFDDTGFGECRPPAEWHIEVQDGASWKPIASDGYSKDLDRWIKVSFPVVKTKAIRLVMKLQPRWSVGVHEWRVLTQDD; from the coding sequence ATGGTGACACTTCTTTCGCTCGGCTTGGCATTGAATCTGGTGCAAACGCCCATCCACGGACTCTCCGAAGTTCCCTTCACCGACGTCAAGATCGAGGACGCCTTTTGGGCTCCCAGGCAGAAGACAAACCGCCTGATCTCGATCCCGCACACGTTCGAGCAATGCGAAAAGACGGGGCGGATGAGGAACTTCGACCTGGCCGCCAAAGGGGCAAAGTCCGGATACGAAGGCTACGTCTTCAACGATTCCGACGTGTACAAGTGCCTTGAAGCGGCTGCCTATGCGCTCGATGAACAAAACGATCCTGCGCTCGACAGGCGGGTGGACAGCATCATTGCTCGCATCGCCGCCGCCCAGCAGCCCGACGGCTATCTGAACACCTACTACATCATCAATGGCCTCGACAAGCGCTTCACCAACCTCGCCGACAACCACGAACTCTACTGCGCGGGCCACCTCTTCGAAGCGGCCGCTGCCCATTACCGCGCCACCGGCAAGAAGAACCTCCTGAACGTCGCTACGAAGTTCGCCGATCTCCTCTGCGCGACCTTTGGCGATGGGCCAGGCAAGCGAATGGGCTATCCGGGCCACCCTGAGATCGAGCAAGCCCTCTTCAAGCTCTGGAGGGTCACCGGGCAACAGCGTTATTTCGATCTCTCGGCCTTCTTCCTGAACAACCGGGGCATCCGGTTCTTTGCCGATGAGAAGCACATCCCGAAGGATCGGTTCGACGGCACCTACTGGCAGGACGACGTGCCCCTGCGCGACCACAAAGAGATCAAGGGCCACGCGGTCCGTGCGGCCTATCTGCTCAGCGGCGCGGCAGACTACGCGCGCTATTCGGGAGACCAAACCCTGAAGCCCATGCTCGGCAAGGTCTGGCGCAACACCGCCTTCAAGAGGATGTTTGTGACCGGCGGAATCGGGCCCTCGGGAAGCAATGAAGGCTTTACCGTGGACTACGACCTGCCCACCCATTCAGCCTACCAAGAAACCTGCGCGTCGGTTGCGATGGCGATGTGGAACCACCGGATGGGTCTGCTCGAAGCCGACGCCACCTATTGGGACTACGTCGAACGCTCGCTCTACAATGGGTTTCTCGCTGGTGTCTCGCTGGAGGGTACGCACTTCTATTACACCAACCCCCTCGCCAGCCGAGGCGGCCACCACCGCTCTGAGTGGTTCGGATGCGCCTGCTGCCCGCCGAACGTCACGCGCACCATCGCGAGCATCGGCAGCTATATGTATGCCAAGTCCAGCGACGCGCTTTATGTGAATCTGTTTGCCAACGGTTCGGTGAGCACCGACCTCTCGCCGGGCAACCGAATCTCGGCGAAAGTGGTGACGACCTATCCTTGGGGCGGCACGATCCTCCTGGTTCCTACCGCCAAAGGTAGGACCCCCGGTCTGAACGTGCGGGTCCCCTCCTGGGCGACGGGATGGCAGGCGCAAATGAACGGCAAGCGGCTTCAGCCCAAGGTCCGAAACGGCTACATCGAACTGGGGCGGGCGTGGAAGAACGGCGATAAGTTCACCATCACCTTCCCGATGAGCGTTCAGCGGGTATCGGCCAACCCCAATGCCAAGGACGTCTCCGGAATGTTCGCCCTTCAGCGCGGGCCACTCCTTTACTGCCTAGAAGGCGTGGACAACCCCGTGGACTTCGACAAGATCTACATGCCGCTCGATGCGGCCCTGGCGCCGAAGTCAGAGCCGATCCTCGGCGGTGTGACCGTGCTTCAGGGCAACGCTCGCATGGCCCCGGAATCGTCATGGCGCGGCAAGCTCTATCAGAACCTCCAGGCGCCCAAGCAGGTGCCGATCAAGGCGATCCCCTACTACGCCTGGGACAACCGCAAGGCCGGCGCGATGGCGGTCTGGCTGCGGGGCGCGCCTCCCGTCGAAGTGCCTGGTGGGCCGGAGCGGAATGCCAGGGTCACGCTCTCCTTCACCAGCGGAAATGCCGATCCGTCAGCGATCAACGACGGCAAGGAGATTGCAGGGTCGAACAAGCATCCCGGCCAGCTTTGCCACTTTTGGCCCCATAAGGGCACGAGCGAGTGGGTGCAGTACACGTTTTCGGAGGCTGAAAACGTGAACGGCGTGGAGCTTTACTGGTTCGATGACACAGGCTTTGGCGAGTGCCGTCCACCGGCCGAGTGGCACATCGAGGTCCAAGACGGCGCAAGCTGGAAGCCGATCGCGTCGGATGGCTACTCCAAGGACCTGGATCGCTGGATCAAGGTGTCGTTCCCTGTCGTGAAGACCAAAGCCATCCGCCTAGTCATGAAGCTGCAGCCACGCTGGTCGGTGGGCGTCCACGAGTGGCGGGTCCTGACCCAGGACGATTAA
- a CDS encoding ABC transporter substrate-binding protein, which produces MKISWKGAFGATVLALALVGCGSGGGTDSGAAGGGADAGGGEKKKLVVGFSQIGAESAWRTANTESIQSEAKARGIDLKFVDAQQKQENQIKAIKSFIAQKVDVIAFSPVVEAGWEPVLKEAKEAGIPVVVSDRRPDVPDDLYVTFLGSDFIEEGRRAAEWLAKATGGKAVIAELTGTPGSAPANDRKKGFEEVLAKNPGMKIVFSQTGDFKRANGKQVMEALLKSPDGAKINVLFAHNDDMAIGAIQAIEEAGKKPGKDIMVVSIDGIRDALQAIVDGKLNCSVECNPLLGPFLFDAIDALMAKKPLEKRTIIKDDLFDATNAAKVLPTRKY; this is translated from the coding sequence ATGAAGATCTCTTGGAAAGGCGCTTTCGGCGCGACGGTTTTGGCACTCGCCCTGGTGGGCTGTGGCTCGGGTGGAGGAACGGATTCGGGCGCCGCAGGCGGCGGGGCCGATGCAGGCGGAGGCGAGAAGAAGAAGCTGGTCGTGGGCTTTTCGCAGATCGGAGCGGAGAGCGCTTGGCGCACCGCCAATACGGAGTCGATCCAGTCGGAAGCCAAGGCCCGTGGGATCGACCTTAAGTTCGTGGACGCCCAGCAGAAGCAAGAGAATCAGATCAAGGCGATCAAGAGCTTCATCGCTCAGAAAGTGGACGTCATCGCCTTCTCGCCGGTCGTCGAAGCCGGTTGGGAGCCTGTCCTGAAGGAAGCCAAGGAAGCCGGGATTCCTGTCGTCGTCTCGGATCGCCGTCCAGATGTGCCTGACGACCTTTATGTAACTTTCCTCGGCAGCGACTTCATCGAAGAGGGCCGACGCGCGGCTGAATGGCTCGCCAAGGCCACGGGTGGCAAGGCGGTCATCGCCGAACTCACCGGTACCCCTGGCAGCGCCCCCGCGAACGACCGCAAGAAGGGCTTTGAAGAGGTGCTCGCCAAGAACCCGGGCATGAAGATCGTGTTCTCGCAGACCGGCGACTTCAAGCGCGCGAACGGAAAGCAGGTGATGGAGGCCTTGCTCAAAAGTCCCGACGGGGCCAAGATCAACGTGCTCTTCGCCCATAACGACGACATGGCGATCGGCGCGATCCAGGCCATCGAAGAGGCTGGCAAGAAGCCGGGCAAGGACATCATGGTCGTCTCGATCGACGGCATCCGCGATGCGCTTCAAGCCATCGTGGACGGCAAGCTGAACTGCAGCGTGGAGTGCAACCCGCTCCTTGGCCCGTTCCTCTTCGACGCGATCGACGCCCTTATGGCCAAGAAGCCGCTGGAGAAGCGAACGATCATCAAGGACGACCTTTTCGACGCGACGAACGCTGCCAAGGTGCTGCCTACGCGGAAGTACTGA